A section of the Lynx canadensis isolate LIC74 chromosome A1, mLynCan4.pri.v2, whole genome shotgun sequence genome encodes:
- the VPS36 gene encoding vacuolar protein-sorting-associated protein 36 — translation MDRFVWTSGLLEINETLVIQQRGVRIYDGEEKIKFDAGTLLLSTHRLIWRDQKNHECCMAIPLSQIVFIEEQAAGIGKSAKIVVHLHPAPPNKEPGPFQSSKNSYIKLSFKEHGQIEFYRRLSEEMTQRRWENMPVSQALPTNRGPQPGRIRAVGIVGIERKLEEKRKETDKNISEAFEDLSKLMVKAKEMVELSKSIANKIKDKQGDITEDETIRFKSYLLSMGIANPVTRETCGSGTQYHMQLAKQLAGILQAPLEERGGIMSLTEVYCLVNRARGMELLSPEDLVNACKMLEALQLPLRLRVFDSGVMVIELQSHKEEEMVASALETVSEKGSLTSEEFAKLVGMSVLLAKERLLLAEKMGHLCRDDSVEGLRFYPNLFMTQS, via the exons ATGGACCGCTTCGTGTGGACCAGCGGCCTCCTGGAGATCAACGAGACGCTGGTGATCCAGCAGCGCGGCGTGCGCATCTACGACGGCGAGGAGAAG ATAAAATTTGATGCTGGGACCCTCCTTCTTAGTACACACCGACTAATTTGGAGAGATCAGAAAAATCAT GAGTGCTGCATGGCCATTCCTCTTTCCCAGATTGTGTTCATTGAAGAACAGGCAGCTGGAATTGGGAAAAG TGCCAAAATAGTGGTTCATCTTCACCCTGCTCCACCTAACAAAGAACCTGGTCCTTTCCAGAGTAGTAAGAACTCCTACATCAAACTCTCCTTCAAGGAACATGGCCAGATTGAG TTTTATAGGCGTTTGTCTGAGGAAATGACACAGAGAAGATGGGAGAATATGCCAGTTTCCCAAGCTTTACCGACAAATAGAGGACCCCAG CCAGGAAGAATAAGGGCTGTGGGAATTGTAGGCATTGAAAGGAAgttggaagaaaaaaggaaagaaactgacaAAAACATTTCTGAG GCCTTTGAAGACCTCAGCAAGCTAATGGTCAAG GCTAAGGAAATGGTGGAGTTATCAAAATCAATTGCTAATAAGATTAAAGACAAGCAAGGTGACATCACAGAAGATGAG ACCATCAGGTTTAAATCCTATTTGCTGAGCATGGGAATAGCTAACCCAGTTACCAGGGAGACCTGCGGCTCGGGCACACAGTACCACATGCAGCTGGCCAAACAGCTGGCTGGGATACTGCAGGCGCCGCTGgag GAACGAGGGGGAATAATGTCACTTACGGAGGTATACTGTTTAGTAAACCGAGCTCGAGGAATGGAG TTGCTCTCACCAGAAGATCTAGTGAACGCATGCAAGATGCTGGAAGCACTACAGTTACCTCTCAG GCTCCGAGTTTTTGACAGTGGCGTCATGGTAATTGAGCTTCAGTCCcacaaggaagaggaaatggtGGCCTCAGCCTTGGAGACC GTTTCAGAAAAGGGATCCCTGACATCAGAAGAGTTTGCTAAGCTGGTGGGAATGTCTGTTCTCCTGGCTAAGGAAAG GTTGCTTCTGGCAGAGAAGATGGGCCATCTTTGCCGAGATGATTCAGTGGAAGGCTTGCGGTTTTACCCAAATTTATTTATGACACAGAGCTAA